The genomic segment GACGCACGCCTGCTCATACGTCCCGAGCAGCATCGCCCCGCCCTCCTGGCGGATGTAGATCTCGCCGCCGAAGTCGAGCGCCATCGGCATCTCCCGGCCGGTCGCGGCCATGTGCGCCGCCACCTCCGGCATGTCCTCCGTCACGACGTACATGTGCTCCATCGCGAGGACCGGCAGCTCGAGTCCCACCATCCGGCCGACCTCGCGAGCCCAGAGCCCGCCGGCGTTGACGACGTGTTCGGCGTGGATCGTCGTGCCGCCGCCGGTGTGGACGTCCCACGTCCCGTCCGGCCGCTGGCCGAGCGCGTCGACCCATGTGTGGCGGTGGATCTCGGCGCCCGCCTGCCGGGCGGCGATCGCGTAGGCGCGAGTCACGCCGGACGGGTCGACGTGGCCCTCCACCGGGTCGTACAGGGCGCCGACGAAATGCCGCTCGTCGAGGAGCGGAAAGAGGCCCTTCGCCTCGGCCGGCGTGATGAGCTCGAGGTCCATTCCCAGGTAGCGGCCGCGGGCCTGCGCCATCCGCAGGAAGTCCATCCGGACCTCCGTGTCGGCGAGCATGAGGCCGCCGGGCAGGTGGATGCTGCAATCCTGGCCGGAGATCCGCTCGATCTCTTCGTACAGCCTGATGGTGTACTGCTGGAGCTTCGAGACGTTGGGGTCGCCGTTGAGGGTGTGCATGCCGCCCGCCGAATGCCACGTCGAGCCGGAGGTGAGCTCCATCCGTTCGAGCAGCATCACGTCCGTCCAGCCCGCCTTCGTGAGGTGGTAGAGGACGCTGCAGCCGACGACCCCTCCACCGATGACGACGACCTGGGCCGAGGACTTCACGCCGGTTCCTTTCGCGCTCGATCAGGGTGGACGACGGACCGCGACGGGTCCGCTCGACGGCTAATAGTCGGTGGGCACGCCGCCCTCGGCCGTCCGGCGGGCGACGAACGCCGCGAGCTCCGCCTCGACGGCCGGGTCCATCGGCGGCGGTTCATAGGCCGCGAGGAGCTCCTTGACGATCCGGTTCGCCTTGCCGGCGGCCTCCGGACTGCCGGCCTCCTGCCACGACTCGTAGTTCCGCCAGTCCGAGAGCATGGGCCGGTGGAAGGCCGTCCTGAACCGCGCCTGGGTGTGAGCCGCCCCGAAGAAGTGGCCGCCCGGCCCGACCTCGCGCACGGCGTCGAGTCCGAGGGTGTCGTCGTCGACGACGACCGGATCGAGGAAGGCGGCGACCATCTGGAGGAGCTCGGCGTCGATGATCATCTTCTCGAAGCCGGCGTGGAGGCCGCCCTCCATCCAGCCCGCCCCGTGCATGAGGAAGTTGACCCCGCCCATGGTCGCGCCCCACAGGGAGAAGACGGACTCGTATGCCGCCTGGGCGTCGAGCGAGTTCGCGGCCGAGACGTTCGACGAGCGGTAGGGCAGGCCGTAGCGGCGGGCGAGCTGGCCGCCGATCATGGCCGTCCGCATGTACTCCGGCGTGCCGAAGGCGGGGGCCCCCGACTGCATGTCGACGTTCGAGGTGAACCCGCCGTAGACGACCGGTGACCCGGGCCGGACGACCTGGGTCATGACCACGCCGGCGAGCGCCTCCGCGTTCTGCTGGGCGAGCGCCCCCGCGAGCGTCACGGGTGCCATCGCCCCGGCCAGGGTGAACGGGGTCATGACGATGACCTGGTTGCGGGCCGAGAACTCGAGGATTCCCTGCAGCATCGGGGCGTCGAGCCGGAGCGGCGAGCTGGAGTTGATGACGGTGAAGATGGACGGCTCACGGTCGAGCGCGGCGTCGTCCACGCCGCGGGCGATCCGGACCATCTCGAGGCAGTCCTCGTTGCGGCGGCGTCCCAGGCTGTAGGCGTGGATCGGCTTGTCCGAGAGGGTGAGGGCGTCGAACGTCGCCTCGAGGTGGCGGATCGACGGATGGAGGTCAATCGGCTCGACGGGGTAGCCGGCGATGAAGTGCACGACATTGAGCATCTGGGCGAGGCGGATGAGGTTCCGGTAGTCGGTCCGATTGCCGACCCGCCGCCCCCCGTCGAGGTCGAACGCGTTCGGGGCGCTCGCGACGGACCCGAAGGCGACGAAGTCCTCGCCGATGCGCAGGTCGTGGTCGGGATTCCGGGCGTGGAAGGTGAACGCGGACGGGGCGCTGCGGATACGTTCGAGGACCATCGCGCGGTCGAATCGGACGCGCTGCGAACCGGGCTCCAGGCGGGCGCCGGCGGCAGCGAGGAGGTCGCGCGCCTCGGCGTCGAGGAAATCCATCCCGATCTCCTCGAGGATCCGCAGCGACGTGTTGTGGATGGCCTCGAGCTCGTCCGCGGAGACGACCTCCGTCGGCGGATAGCGGAGGCGAGGCTGGCCCCACGGCCGTTGCGGCGGGAGCCGGCTCCGTTCGCCGCCGGCGTGGCCTCCGGCCCGCCGGCGGCGCGTCACCGCGGCACCGGTCTCACTGCTCGCGAGCGCTGCGCCGTCCCCGGACGTCGCCGCGCGGACGGCGTCCCCGTCCGGATGCTCCACGTTCACTGCTCCGTCAGGTCGATCCACGTCGTCTTCAGCTGGCTGTAGTCGTCGAGTGCGTGGAGCGACTTGTCACGCCCGAACCCGGACTGCCCGTAGCCACCGAAGGGGACCGTGTGATCGGCGCTGTCGAAGGTGTTCACCCAGACCGTGCCGGCGCGGAGGCGACGAGCCATCCGGTGCGCCTTCGCGATGTCGCGGGTCCAGACGGCTGCGGCGAGCCCGTACGGGGAGTCGTTCGCGAGCGCGAGCGCCTCGGCCTCGTCATCGAACTCGATGACCGTGAGGACCGGGCCGAAGATCTCCTCGCGGGCGACCCGCATCTCGTTGCGGACGCCGCCGAGGATCGTCGGGGGGAGGTAGAAGCCGCCGGTCGCCTCGCGGACCTGGGTTCCGCCGAGCTCGACGCGCGCGCCCTCCCGCTCGCCGAGGGCGACGTAGCCGAGGACGCGCTCGAGCTGATCCCGATCGACCATCGCCCCGAGGCGAGTGGCCGGGTCGAGTGGATCGCCCGGCGCGAGCGCCAGCCCGAGGGCGGCGACCTTCGAGACCACCGCGTCGCGGACGGACCGATGGACGATGAGCCGCGAGCCGGCATTGCACGTCTGGCCGGCGTTGTAGAAGATGCCCCAGCCGATCGCCGACGCGGCGGCATCGACGCTTGCGACGTCAGCGAGGACGACCTGCGGGCTCTTGCCGCCGAGCTCGAGCCCGATGCTCTTGACGTCCGTCTCGCCGATGTCCCGGAGGAGCGACTTCCCGACCTCCGTCGAGCCGGTGAACGCGATCCTGTCGACGCCCGGGTGCCGGGCGAGCGCCCGGCCGATCCGCGCACCGGGACCCGGGAGGACGTTGAGGACTCCCGGTGGCAGGTCGGCCTCCAGGGCGAGTTCGCCGAGCCGGATCGCGGACAGCGGCGACTGGGAGGCGGGCTTGAGGATGACCGTGTTCCCGGCGGCGAGGGCGGCGCCGATCTTCCAGGCGCTGATGATGAGGGGGTAGTTCCAGGGCACGATCGTCGCCACGACGCCGAGTGGTTCGCGGGTGACGAGCGACAGCGCATCCGGTCCGGTCGGGCCCACCTCGCCGTACCGCTTGTCGATCGCCTCCGCGTACCAGGCAAGGACGGCCGGCGGCTTCGCCGCGTCGACATTCAGCGTGTCGTGGATCGGCTTGCCGCAGTCGAGCGCCTCGACGAGCGCGAGGTACTCGAGATCGCGTCCGACGAGCTCGGCGAAGCGGAGGAGGAGTCGCTTCCGATCTGCCGGCGCGAGGTCCGTCCAGCGGCCGTCGTCGAAGGCCCTCCGCGCGGCCTGCACCGCCCGCTCGACGTCCTCCTCGTCGCACTCGGCGACCTCGGCGATCGCCGTGCCGTCCCGTGCCGTCATATCGCGATACGTGCGGCCCGAGGTGGCGGCGACGGACGCCCCGTCGATGACCGCGAGCGTGTGCGGCCGGAGGTCCCGCGCCCGGCTGACCCAGTCGGCAAGACCGAGCGCATGTGGATCCCGCGGGCCGGCGATCACGCCGCGTACCGTCCGAGGGCGCGCTCGTCGAGGGCGACCCCGAGGCCCGGACGTGCAGGGACCCGGAGGATGCCGTCTGGCCCTGGCCGAAGGGGTTCGGCGAGCATGAAATCCCGGCGCTCGGGCGTCCAGCCGGGCGGATCGTAGGGGAACTCGAGGAACGGTCCCCCGCCGACGCCCGCCGCGACGTGGAGGTTCGCGGCGAGGCCGATCCCGTTCGTCCACGTGTGCGGCGAGAACCAGCGGTTCCGCGCGAGGGCGAGCTCCGCGATCGTCCGGGCCCGCAGCATCCCGACGGCCAGGACGACATCGGGCTGATAGACGTCGAACGCATCGGCATCGAGCGCGGCGAGGAGGGCTGCCATCGTCCGCGTCATCTCGCCGCCCGCCACCCGGATGCCGACCGCCCGCCGGAGATCGGCGAGGCCGCGGAGATCCGTCTCCGGGAGGGGCTCCTCGAGCCACAGGACATCGAGCTCGCGAAGCTCGGCCGCGACGGACCGCGCCGCCGCCGGGTCGAGACCGCGATCGATGTCGCCGGCCATCCGCCAGCCCTGGTTGAGGTCGACCATGATGGCCATCGAGTCGCCGACGGCTCGCCGGGTGGCCCGGACCGCGTCCATCCCTTCACGGAGTCGATCGCGGTCGATCCTGATCTTGAGGGCCCGGAATCCCTCGGCGCAGAACCGCAGCGCCGACTCGGCCCGCGCCTCGGGGCTCCTCAGCTCGCCGCACGACGCGTAGACCGCGAGGCCATCCGTCGCACCGCCGAAGAGCGTCGCGATCGGGAGCCCGGCGACCTGGCCGACGATGTCCCAGAGCGCCACCTCGAGCGGCCAGTAGCGGCCGGCGTGGAAGTCGATGGTCTCGAGGGTCCGGACGTGACGAGCCACCGCGAGGGGGTCCTCGCCGACGAACAGGTGGGCATAGGCGTCGAAGCCGTCCATCGTGTCGCCCGAGCCGAGGCCCACGATGCCCTCGTCCGTCTCGACCCGAACGATCGTCGCCGGGAACGATCGGCGGGGAACCGGATCCCAGGCCGCATCGAAGGCGGGATCGAGTGGCAGGACGAGCCGGTCGAGCCGGATCCGGGTGATCCTCATGAGCGTCTTTACATCATGCATCCGATGTTGCTATTGTCGCAACCATGGTTGTCGCGTCACCCGACGAACCCGCAAGCGCGAGCGCGAGCTGGCTCACCCGCGACTTCGCCCTCCTCGACCGCCTCGCGGACGCCGAGGCCGCCGGCGAGACCGGGCTCGGGGTCTCCGCGCTGGCCGAGCTCAGCGGCCGCGACAAGAGCCAGGTCTCGCGGGCGCTCGGTCGGCTCGCCGACGCGGGCTTCGTCGATCGCGACCCGGGGACGCTCCAGTACCGCATCGGGTGGTCGGTCTTCTCGCTCGCTGCCCGTGCCGCAGGCGGTCGCCTCCTCGCCACGGCGGTCGGGCCGATGCGTGCACTGTCGGCTGAGCTCGGAGAGACGGTCCACCTGTGCGTCCTCGACGGGACGGAGCTCGTGACCCTGCGGACGGAGGCGCCCGGCCATCGCTATCGCGCGACCGGCTGGGTCGGCAGCCGCGTCCCGGCCCATGGCACGTCCGCCGGCCGCGCCCTCCTCATCGATGCGACGACCCCGGAGCTCCAGCGCCGGTTCGCGGCCGTCACGTTCGCCCCGAGCGGACCACGACCGCGCGTCCGCGATGTCGCCAGCCTGATCGAGGCCGTGGCGGCCGCGCGCGCGACCGGCTACGCCACGGTCGACGAGGAGTTCGACGCCGGGGTCGCGGGTGTCTCCGCGCCAATCCGCGACTTCCGGGGGGCGATCGTCGCCGCGCTCAACGTGAGCGCACCCAGCGAGCGCCTCCGTCCCCACCTCGTCGCGGCGGGCGAACGGACGAGGGCAGCCGCCGACGGCGTGAGCCGTCAGCTCGGCTGGGCGGGAGCGATCTCCTTCGGGCCGATCGTCGCCGGTCCGAGCTGAGGGCCCGCCGCGATGCGTTCGGCTACTGTTCCCGGACCAGCTGGGGAGGGGCGCTCGGGATGACTGCGACCGCCGGCCATGCCGCGACCGTCGAATACGACCACGTCAGCAAGTCCTACGACGCTGCGGCGCTGCGGAAGGGCGCGGGCGCGGTCAACGATCTCTCGCTGGCGATCCCGGCCGGCAAGATCTGCGTCTTCGTCGGCCCATCCGGCTGCGGCAAGACGACCTCGCTCAAGATGGTCAACCGCCTCATCG from the Chloroflexota bacterium genome contains:
- a CDS encoding mandelate racemase/muconate lactonizing enzyme family protein, producing the protein MRITRIRLDRLVLPLDPAFDAAWDPVPRRSFPATIVRVETDEGIVGLGSGDTMDGFDAYAHLFVGEDPLAVARHVRTLETIDFHAGRYWPLEVALWDIVGQVAGLPIATLFGGATDGLAVYASCGELRSPEARAESALRFCAEGFRALKIRIDRDRLREGMDAVRATRRAVGDSMAIMVDLNQGWRMAGDIDRGLDPAAARSVAAELRELDVLWLEEPLPETDLRGLADLRRAVGIRVAGGEMTRTMAALLAALDADAFDVYQPDVVLAVGMLRARTIAELALARNRWFSPHTWTNGIGLAANLHVAAGVGGGPFLEFPYDPPGWTPERRDFMLAEPLRPGPDGILRVPARPGLGVALDERALGRYAA
- a CDS encoding trimethylamine methyltransferase family protein, translated to MTRRRRAGGHAGGERSRLPPQRPWGQPRLRYPPTEVVSADELEAIHNTSLRILEEIGMDFLDAEARDLLAAAGARLEPGSQRVRFDRAMVLERIRSAPSAFTFHARNPDHDLRIGEDFVAFGSVASAPNAFDLDGGRRVGNRTDYRNLIRLAQMLNVVHFIAGYPVEPIDLHPSIRHLEATFDALTLSDKPIHAYSLGRRRNEDCLEMVRIARGVDDAALDREPSIFTVINSSSPLRLDAPMLQGILEFSARNQVIVMTPFTLAGAMAPVTLAGALAQQNAEALAGVVMTQVVRPGSPVVYGGFTSNVDMQSGAPAFGTPEYMRTAMIGGQLARRYGLPYRSSNVSAANSLDAQAAYESVFSLWGATMGGVNFLMHGAGWMEGGLHAGFEKMIIDAELLQMVAAFLDPVVVDDDTLGLDAVREVGPGGHFFGAAHTQARFRTAFHRPMLSDWRNYESWQEAGSPEAAGKANRIVKELLAAYEPPPMDPAVEAELAAFVARRTAEGGVPTDY
- a CDS encoding aldehyde dehydrogenase, with amino-acid sequence MAGPRDPHALGLADWVSRARDLRPHTLAVIDGASVAATSGRTYRDMTARDGTAIAEVAECDEEDVERAVQAARRAFDDGRWTDLAPADRKRLLLRFAELVGRDLEYLALVEALDCGKPIHDTLNVDAAKPPAVLAWYAEAIDKRYGEVGPTGPDALSLVTREPLGVVATIVPWNYPLIISAWKIGAALAAGNTVILKPASQSPLSAIRLGELALEADLPPGVLNVLPGPGARIGRALARHPGVDRIAFTGSTEVGKSLLRDIGETDVKSIGLELGGKSPQVVLADVASVDAAASAIGWGIFYNAGQTCNAGSRLIVHRSVRDAVVSKVAALGLALAPGDPLDPATRLGAMVDRDQLERVLGYVALGEREGARVELGGTQVREATGGFYLPPTILGGVRNEMRVAREEIFGPVLTVIEFDDEAEALALANDSPYGLAAAVWTRDIAKAHRMARRLRAGTVWVNTFDSADHTVPFGGYGQSGFGRDKSLHALDDYSQLKTTWIDLTEQ
- a CDS encoding IclR family transcriptional regulator, with amino-acid sequence MVVASPDEPASASASWLTRDFALLDRLADAEAAGETGLGVSALAELSGRDKSQVSRALGRLADAGFVDRDPGTLQYRIGWSVFSLAARAAGGRLLATAVGPMRALSAELGETVHLCVLDGTELVTLRTEAPGHRYRATGWVGSRVPAHGTSAGRALLIDATTPELQRRFAAVTFAPSGPRPRVRDVASLIEAVAAARATGYATVDEEFDAGVAGVSAPIRDFRGAIVAALNVSAPSERLRPHLVAAGERTRAAADGVSRQLGWAGAISFGPIVAGPS